A portion of the Pan troglodytes isolate AG18354 chromosome 10, NHGRI_mPanTro3-v2.0_pri, whole genome shotgun sequence genome contains these proteins:
- the NABP2 gene encoding SOSS complex subunit B1 isoform X1: MTTETFVKDIKPGLKNLNLIFIVLETGRVTKTKDGHEVRTCKVADKTGSINISVWDDVGNLIQPGDIIRLTKGYASVFKGCLTLYTGRGGDLQKIGEFCMVYSEVPNFSEPNPEYSTQQAPNKAVQNDSNPSASQPTTGPSAASPASENQNGNGLSAPPGPGGGPHPPHTPSHPPSTRITRSQPNHTPAGPPGPSSNPVSNGKETRRSSKR, translated from the exons ATGACGACGGAGACCTTTGTGAAGGATATCAAGCCTGGGCTCAAGAATCTGAACCTTATCTTCATTGTGCTGGAGACAG GCCGAGTGACCAAGACAAAGGACGGGCATGAGGTTCGGACCTGCAAAGTGGCGGACAAAACAGGCAGCATCAATATCTCTGTCTGGGACGATGTTGGCAATCTGATCCAGCCTGGGGACATTATCCGGCTCACCAAAGG GTACGCTTCAGTTTTCAAAGGTTGTCTGACACTATATACTGGCCGTGGGGGTGATCTGCAGAAGATTGGAGA ATTCTGTATGGTTTATTCTGAGGTTCCTAACTTCAGTGAGCCAAACCCAGAGTATAGCACCCAGCAGGCACCCAACAAGGCG GTGCAGAACGACAGCAACCCTTCAGCTTCCCAGCCTACCACTGGACCCTCTGCTGCCTCTCCAG CCTCTGAGAACCAGAATGGGAATGGACTGAGTGCCCCACCAGGTCCCGGTGGTGGCCCACATCCCCCTCAtactccctcccacccacccagcaCCCGAATCACTCGAAGCCAGCCCAACCACACACCTGCAGGCCCGCCTGGCCCTTCCAGCAACCCTGTTAGTAACGGCAAAGAAACCCGGAGGAGCAGCAAGAGATAG
- the NABP2 gene encoding SOSS complex subunit B1 isoform X2, whose protein sequence is MSALPRSTGQHPAAAEPVAPPAGCSAACTVLPAGLVGCRGSGSMTTETFVKDIKPGLKNLNLIFIVLETGRVTKTKDGHEVRTCKVADKTGSINISVWDDVGNLIQPGDIIRLTKGYASVFKGCLTLYTGRGGDLQKIGEFCMVYSEVPNFSEPNPEYSTQQAPNKAVQNDSNPSASQPTTGPSAASPASENQNGNGLSAPPGPGGGPHPPHTPSHPPSTRITRSQPNHTPAGPPGPSSNPVSNGKETRRSSKR, encoded by the exons ATGTCCGCACTCCCGCGTTCCACGGGGCAGCATCCGGCGGCAGCGGAGCCTGTGGCTCCCCCTGCGGGCTGCTCAGCGGCGTGCACAGTCCTGCCGGCTGGCTTGG TGGGGTGCCGAGGCTCAGGCAGCATGACGACGGAGACCTTTGTGAAGGATATCAAGCCTGGGCTCAAGAATCTGAACCTTATCTTCATTGTGCTGGAGACAG GCCGAGTGACCAAGACAAAGGACGGGCATGAGGTTCGGACCTGCAAAGTGGCGGACAAAACAGGCAGCATCAATATCTCTGTCTGGGACGATGTTGGCAATCTGATCCAGCCTGGGGACATTATCCGGCTCACCAAAGG GTACGCTTCAGTTTTCAAAGGTTGTCTGACACTATATACTGGCCGTGGGGGTGATCTGCAGAAGATTGGAGA ATTCTGTATGGTTTATTCTGAGGTTCCTAACTTCAGTGAGCCAAACCCAGAGTATAGCACCCAGCAGGCACCCAACAAGGCG GTGCAGAACGACAGCAACCCTTCAGCTTCCCAGCCTACCACTGGACCCTCTGCTGCCTCTCCAG CCTCTGAGAACCAGAATGGGAATGGACTGAGTGCCCCACCAGGTCCCGGTGGTGGCCCACATCCCCCTCAtactccctcccacccacccagcaCCCGAATCACTCGAAGCCAGCCCAACCACACACCTGCAGGCCCGCCTGGCCCTTCCAGCAACCCTGTTAGTAACGGCAAAGAAACCCGGAGGAGCAGCAAGAGATAG